The Arachis hypogaea cultivar Tifrunner chromosome 16, arahy.Tifrunner.gnm2.J5K5, whole genome shotgun sequence genome contains a region encoding:
- the LOC112756476 gene encoding histone-lysine N-methyltransferase ATX5-like codes for MEPALGILSIPSSSFVKIRVICKQIHGSCTQCCKCSTYFHAMCASRAGYRMEVRSTLKNDKQTTKMVFYCAYHRAPNPDTVLIMQTPLGVISTKSLLQTKKKTGSRLISSRRTKIMKSLGTMVTEQLLMVLTRKGQCFQSLVQVPQLSFTPKIELKVSPNQPTCHLLVL; via the exons ATGGAGCCTGCTTTGGGTATTCTTAGTATTCCGTCAAGTTCTTTTGTTAAG ATTCGTGTTATTTGTAAGCAAATTCATGGTTCATGCACACAATGTTGCAAGTGTTCTACTTATTTCCATGCCATGTGTGCATCAAGGGCTGGCTACCGAATGGAGGTCAGATCAActctg AAAAATGATAAACAGACAACAAAAATGGTTTTCTATTGTGCTTATCACAG GGCTCCCAATCCAGACACTGTTTTGATTATGCAAACCCCTCTTGGGGTCATTTCAACTAAAAGTCTTCTACAAACTAAGAAAAAAACGGGTTCCAGGCTAATttcctctagaagaacaaag ATTATGAAGAGCTTGGGCACGATGGTAACAGAACAGTTGCTAATGGTGTTGACAAGGAAGGGCCAGTGCTTTCAAAGCTTGGTTCAAGTTCCACAGCTAAGCTTCACCCCAAAAATAGAGCTCAAAGTGAGTCCAAACCAACCAACATGCCACCTACTAGTGTTATGA